One Malania oleifera isolate guangnan ecotype guangnan chromosome 10, ASM2987363v1, whole genome shotgun sequence genomic region harbors:
- the LOC131166401 gene encoding pumilio homolog 23, producing the protein MRRSKAHNLADDSLMDKEDTSYKQGRRKKGIRRNQIEENLGSDGDHSAKCSSGHVSDKAVKAQKSLKHQNKSVPQILVRRKQVDPETAKYFLEIANVLEGGEVELEERSVICGNALEETRGKELELATDYIISHTLQSLLEGCDADHLCGFLLSCANDFPRIAMDRSGSHVAETALKSLVVHPQDEDAHSFIEETLTTICKVIAVNPVDVICNCYGSHVVRSLLCLCKGAPVDSTEFHFTNSSTVLAQRLNLKASQLDGNESSHLQLGFPDLLKFLVLEMLKHARKDIRTLQVNQFSSLVLQTALKVLVGDDELLQIIPVLLGCSKDYFAEGSSIENSVVQDTIDLMKETAFSHLMEVILEVAPETLYDEMFRKIFRNSLFEISSHPRGNFVVQALVSHAKCQGQMELIWEELGTKFMDLLEMGRSGVIASLIAASQRLHTHEHKCCQALAAAVQSVNESPRCIVPRILFLESYFGCEDKSDWNWPNGTKMHVMGSLILQAIFRFRSEFVHPYITSITSLEVDHVLETAQDASGARVLEAFLSSHASEKQKHKLVSRLRGRFGGLSMRSSGSFTVEKCFSVSNMSLREVIVTELLAVQNELSKTKQGPYLLRRLDVDGFAARPDQWRSKQVSKQSVYKKFCAAFGSNERKSSKNDKFLAYTSNHIAQADTIKKMRKEIDQCLASGTPLLGSQSAVHEVSLSKLGKSGFKRHQERMEKGSIKLAKHAVDDDVLRSKAKKRKNKKKE; encoded by the exons ATGAGAAGATCCAAAGCTCATAATTTGGCGGATGACAGCTTGATGGATAAGGAGGATACATCATATAAACAGGGTAGACGGAAAAAGGGCATTAGAAGGAATCAAATTGAGGAAAATCTTGGTTCTGATGGGGATCATTCTGCAAAATGTTCATCTGGGCATGTGTCTGACAAGGCTGTGAAAGCCCAAAAATCCTTAAAGCATCAAAATAAATCTGTGCCACAGATACTAGTGCGCAG GAAACAGGTTGACCCAGAAACTGCTAAATACTTCTTGGAGATTGCTAATGTTCTTGAAGGCGGGGAGGTTGAGTTAGAGGAACGATCAGTTATCTGTGGTAATGCTTTGGAAGAAACTAGAGGAAAAGAATTAGAACTTGCAACTGATTATATTATAAGCCACACTCTGCAAAGCCTCCTTGAGGGCTGCGACGCAGATCACCTTTGTGGTTTCCTGCTAAGCTGTGCAAATGATTTCCCCCGTATTGCAATGGATAGATCTGGTTCTCATGTTGCTGAGACAGCTCTCAAGTCGTTAGTAGTGCATCCTCAGGATGAAGATGCCCACTCTTTTATTGAAGAGACATTAACAACAATATGCAAG GTGATTGCAGTCAATCCTGTTGATGTTATATGTAATTGCTATGGGTCACATGTTGTTCGAAGTCTTCTTTGTCTGTGTAAAGGAGCACCAGTAGACTCTACAGAGTTTCATTTCACAAACTCATCTACAGTTTTAGCACAGCGGTTGAATCTCAAGGCTTCTCAATTGGATGGGAACGAGTCATCTCATCTTCAGCTGGGATTTCCTGACCTACTTAAATTCCTTGTATTGGAGATGTTAAAACATGCTAGAAAGGACATTAGAACCTTGCAAGTTAATCAGTTCAGCAGTTTGGTACTGCAG ACTGCTTTGAAGGTACTAGTGGGAGATGATGAGTTGTTGCAAATAATTCCTGTCCTTCTTGGCTGCAGCAAGGATTATTTTGCAGAAGGGAGCTCGATAGAAAATTCTGTAGTGCAAGACACTATTGATTTGATGAAAGAAACTGCATTTAGCCATTTAATGGAG GTTATTTTGGAGGTGGCTCCAGAAACCTTGTATGATGAAATGTTCAGAAAGATTTTCAGGAATTCATTATTTGAGATTTCATCtcatcctcgtggtaactttgtTGTCCAAGCATTAGTTTCTCATGCAAAATGTCAAGGTCAG ATGGAGTTAATCTGGGAGGAACTTGGTACAAAATTTATGGATCTTCTTGAGATGGGAAGGTCTGGAGTTATTGCCTCTCTCATTGCAGCAAGTCAGAGGCTTCATACACATGAACATAAG TGTTGTCAAGCCCTTGCTGCTGCAGTTCAATCAGTGAATGAGTCTCCCAGATGCATAGTTCCTCGGATACTATTTCTTGAGAGCTACTTTGGCTGCGAAGATAAGTCCGATTGGAACTGGCCAAATGGTACTAAGATGCATGTCATGGGTTCTCTAATTTTGCAGGCAATTTTTAGATTTCGAAGT GAGTTTGTTCATCCTTATATCACAAGTATTACATCCCTAGAAGTGGACCATGTACTTGAAACAGCACAAGATGCGAGTGGAGCGCGTGTTCTTGAAGCTTTTCTTAGCTCACATGCTTCTGAAAAGCAGAAGCACAAATTAGTTTCAAG GTTACGAGGACGTTTTGGGGGGCTTTCAATGCGCTCATCAGGTTCGTTTACAGTTGAGAAGTGCTTCAGTGTCAGTAACATGTCACTGAGAGAGGTCATCGTAACTGAGTTGCTAGCTGTGCAAAATGAGCTTTCCAAGACAAAGCAGGGCCCTTATCTCTTGAGGAGACTAGATGTTGACGG GTTTGCTGCACGGCCTGATCAGTGGAGGTCAAAACAAGTATCCAAACAATCTGTTTACAAAAAATTTTGTGCTGCATTTGGGTCTAACGAGAGGAAATCATCCAAAAATGACAAATTTCTTGCTTATACTTCGAACCACATAGCACAAGCAGATACGATAAAGAAAATGAGGAAAGAGATTGACCAATGCCTGGCTTCTGGTACCCCTCTTTTGGGTTCCCAATCTGCAGTTCATGAGGTTTCACTGTCTAAGTTGGGCAAATCAGGCTTCAAGCGTCATCAAGAAAGAATGGAAAAGGGCAGTATAAAATTAGCAAAACATGCTGTTGATGATGACGTCTTGAGAAGTAAAGCGAAGAAAAGGAAGAACAAAAAGAAAGAATGA
- the LOC131166402 gene encoding uncharacterized protein LOC131166402: MIPPASDLLHILELELKPHLHSTTSHSATRGALPHKTAMKACLRALTVLSLLLLVLPALRPVKTRVTGLRPLLAQVPSSQALKDVQAATKNVFKQLGTSVRRIPPSTSNPIQNKSKPPSDGKRKA; encoded by the exons ATGATCCCACCTGCTTCAGATCTCCTTCACATTTTAGAACTAGAATTGAAACCCCATCTTCACTCCACCACTTCCCACTCAGCAACCAGAGGAGCTCTCCCACACAAGACAGCCATGAAAGCTTGCCTCAGAGCATTAACTGTGCTTTCTCTTCTTCTGCTAGTTCTACCAGCTTTGAGGCCCGTGAAGACCCGAGTAACAGGTCTTCGTCCATTGCTGGCACAAGTCCCATCCTCTCAAGCTCTCAAAGATGTGCAGGCAGCCACAAAGAATGTTTTCAAGCAGCTCGGCACCAGCGTCCGAAGAATACCTCCAAGTACCTCAAATCCCATCCAGAACAA GTCCAAGCCTCCATCAGATGGCAAGAGAAAGGCCTAA